The proteins below come from a single Lepeophtheirus salmonis chromosome 4, UVic_Lsal_1.4, whole genome shotgun sequence genomic window:
- the LOC121116330 gene encoding uncharacterized protein — MELDPGGVVWVKCGTHYWPGEVKAFDDLPQHVKKDFDPEDEKPKLIVKFFDEDGYEFLEDTKGVFPYNCSKKEEFIKKGLVKSRRTSKEGSSWFAKFPNDIVRCEILTKGDPNILEKEPYIEKNEKVNYKEIFKSSTESVPLSKRRKRSSSSLASPSSKKPKNSDAVNSPKRGRRSETTPTPPRPISHPRFKPGAAGASDHKIKILPQPSSPYHLDLAMKQEKAAQSPSNNYTCSICGFSASRLNVIILHNKSHANQSASSGRQSGSPMMQRSKNGLETSSRHTQEPKKLSKKSTVAQVKKTSQDKKSPPKKPRMTKKLKEIKAKEEEEMKVERRNKILNDWSDDEDNEGGNKIDDPAVEENWDDEEMEIYMGDDNLHQNCSEDENEAIECDNKDTINSKSTKTPGGSMSPKNNDLPDDTTEQHNPSQNTNKSSKTKEHESVNKLCVEGDEVQDKTDTTMGSKGAQEEHQMSQSKLESDGAEIINEPSTKMLKNSELDEGTFKVSGKYDKIDSSDNADDKSEDSSDSSDNTKHHIVSLSSSTEETVKDSQVTPSETDFSELNSKNVQTPHSQLNDEEEISNSVSSELDKKLDYEPVQDEETFKYSAGNSKSCEYERPVKESSVCNNVNSSSDLKIIEEAESTNSKENHKDVTTSESFEEKKVLKNGSYDETEGPSSSNSNIDAPDVIDINKVLEETRVPSLPKDLKDISEVEDSRKKSLCVKVMQPTSNLTDPWDVQDEFMKDQEGASKKRKEADEDAVSTTTPSEKNEKNQPDSSSRNENSSEEQSKNELDGKTIMAVIPNGNESTLAVVGEDNKVFAITGDCKGELTSTQQLLQGEEETYILLVDDGSGTVDSLNSQTLYIDPSSLASGDYSNMVLMTSSTSTGSTKESSNKDILALAIQQQQIVTTVDTTGGVVVVPGIASSSGLTKIPLISTQATPSAPIMTPDVLSSQVPGVPDSTSPNLSSKKHTKVCLEKIVVPFRACLNLIFEVLLK, encoded by the exons ATGGAGCTGGATCCTGGTGGAGTGGTTTGGGTCAAGTGTGGAACTCATTATTGGCCAGGAGAAGTGAAGGCCTTTGATGATCTTCCCCAGCATGTGAAGAAAGACTTTGATCCTGAGGATGAGAAGCCCAAGCTGATTGTCAAGTTCTTTGACGAAGATGGCTACGAATTCCTGGAGGATACCAAAGGAGTCTTTCCCTACAATTGCTCCAAGAAAGAAGAATTCATCAAGAAGGGACTCG TGAAAAGCCGGAGAACAAGTAAAGAAGGCTCGAGTTGGTTCGCCAAATTTCCAAATGATATTGTGAGGTGTGAAATACTCACCAAAGGAGATCCCAATATTCTAGAAAAAGAGCCCTACATAGAGAAAAATGAAAAGGTCAATTATAAAGAAATCTTCAAGTCAAGTACAGAATCAGTACCTCTCTCGAAAAGGCGTAAACGATCTTCAAGCTCTCTTGCATCTCCATCATCTAAAAAACCCAAAAACTCTGATGCAGTAAATTCACCTAAAAGAGGGAGACGGAGTGAAACCACTCCGACTCCTCCTAGACCAATAAGTCATCCGAGGTTCAAACCCGGAGCTgcag GTGCCTCtgatcataaaattaaaattttacctcAACCATCATCGCCTTATCATTTAGATCTTGCTATGAAACAAGAAAAAGCAGCACAGTCTCCATCTAATAATTACACATGTTCCATTTGTGGATTCTCTGCTTCTCGGCTAAATGTCATAATACTTCACAACAAATCTCATGCTAATCAGTCAGCTTCCTCAGGAAGGCAGAGTGGATCACCTATGATGCAGCGAAGTAAAAATGGATTAGAAACTTCTTCTCGTCATACTCAGGAACCTAAGAAATTGAGCAAAAAGTCTACAGTGGctcaagttaaaaaaacatcTCAGGACAAAAAGTCTCCTCCCAAAAAACCTAGAATGACGAAGAAGCTTAAGGAAATAAAAgccaaagaagaagaagaaatgaaggtagaaagaagaaataaaatcctCAATGACTGGTCAgatgatgaagataatgaaGGAGGGAACAAAATAGACGATCCTGCTGTAGAAGAGAACTGGGATGATGAAGAGATGGAAATCTATATGGGAGATGATAATCTTCATCAGAACTGTAGTGAAGATGAGAATGAAGCAATTGAATGCGATAATAAGGATACTATTAACTCTAAAAGTACTAAAACTCCTGGGGGAAGTATGTCCCCTAAAAATAATGATCTTCCTGACGATACAACAGAGCAACATAATCCATCCCAGAATACAAATAAGTCTTCTAAAACTAAGGAACACGAATCTGTCAATAAATTATGTGTAGAAGGTGATGAAGTGCAAGATAAAACTGATACTACCATGGGAAGTAAGGGGGCACAAGAAGAACATCAAATGTCACAGTCAAAATTAGAGTCTGACGGAGCTGAAATTATCAATGAGCCCTCtactaaaatgttaaaaaattcagaattaGACGAGGGGacattcaaagtatctggaaaATACGATAAAATCGATAGTTCAGATAATGCTGATGACAAATCTGAAGATTCTTCGGACTCAAGTGACAATACTAAACATCATATAGTGTCTCTTTCTTCTTCCACAGAGGAAACTGTTAAAGATAGTCAAGTTACTCCATCTGAGACTGACTTTAGTGAACTTAATAGCAAAAATGTTCAAACTCCACATTCCCAACtgaatgatgaagaagaaataTCCAATTCTGTTTCTTCCGAACTAGACAAAAAATTAGACTATGAGCCAGTCCAGGACGaagaaacttttaaatatagtgCAGGCAACAGCAAGTCTTGTGAATACGAAAGACCTGTTAAAGAATCAAGTGTATGTAATAATGTAAATTCTTCTTCGGATcttaaaattattgaagaagCAGAGAGTACAAATTCGAAGGAAAATCATAAGGATGTGACCACATCTGAGagttttgaagagaaaaaagtgCTGAAAAACGGTTCATATGACGAAACAGAGGGTCCATCCTCCTCCAATTCAAATATTGACGCACCTGACGTGATAGATATTAACAAAGTACTCGAAGAAACTCGAGTGCCTAGCCTTCCAAAAGACCTAAAAGATATATCTGAAGTGGAAGATTCTaggaaaaaatctttatgtGTTAAAGTTATGCAACCAACGTCCAATTTAACTGATCCTTGGGACGTACAGGACGAGTTCATGAAGGATCAGGAAGGAGCttcaaagaaaagaaaggaagcTGACGAAGATGCTGTTTCAACTACAACGCCCtccgaaaaaaatgaaaaaaatcaaccgGACTCCTCCTCTCGTAATGAAAACTCTTCTGAAGAACAGTCTAAAAACGAGCTTGATGGAAAAACAATAATGGCTGTGATACCCAATGGTAATGAAAGTACACTAGCGGTCGTCGGTGAGGATAATAAAGTATTTGCTATCACCGGAGACTGCAAGGGTGAGCTCACTTCAACTCAACAATTGTTACaaggagaagaagaaacatATATTCTTCTGGTAGATGATGGATCTGGTACTGTTGATTCACTCAACTCTCAGACTTTATATATTGATCCAAGTAGTTTAGCATCTGGAGATTATTCTAATATGGTTCTTATGACTTCCTCAACATCCACAGGAAGCACCAAAGAATCTTCAAATAAGGACATTTTAGCACTTGCTATCCAGCAACAACAGATTGTAACTACGGTAGACACCACAGGAGGAGTTGTAGTTGTTCCAGGTATTGCATCCTCTTCTGGTTTGACCAAAATACCTCTTATATCTACTCAAGCCACACCTTCGGCACCTATAATGACACCAGACGTTCTATCATCACAGGTACCTGGTGTACCAGACTCAACTTCCCctaatttatcttcaaaaaaacatacaaaagtCTGTCTAGAAAAAATCGTCGTCCCATTTAGAGCCtgcttaaatttaattttcgaggttttattaaaataa
- the Chd1 gene encoding LOW QUALITY PROTEIN: chromodomain-helicase-DNA-binding protein 1 (The sequence of the model RefSeq protein was modified relative to this genomic sequence to represent the inferred CDS: deleted 1 base in 1 codon) has translation MKKHENGTRSSEDNEHSDSESSSSSSSDSGSSHSSGGGLSSSDANSSPKKKSTKSQNENNIPDWDQNPDLYGIRRSSRSRKEPERLNDDSEEESDDNSSHEYSKPLKKNENSVWNENSSYTESDDNSSYIPKSKPIFKKNKKSKGRSAKKNLKKSVVGRRRKGMSSESEEHHDEEDYRRFSRRRKPDSEKPVSYVIPDSDEDIDGDDDQVASWTYEEDTTTNAEGVNENIPTIEKVIDHRKGFVGGTGAGTTIYNIKAKGEPLVSEESEMQYLINWKELSHLHNTWESETSLDELGAKGMKKLHNYMSRMSDYESWKKNANPEDIEYNECQLEMSQQLVSSYTIPERIIAERSVDDQVEYYVKWKNLPYIDATWEAGHLIDNEFQSVIENFRFRQESRYAPSSKSKFFKYRPKFTTTKSQPDYMGGSDDSLKLRDYQLDGINWLVHAWCKQNSVILADEMGLGKTIQTVNFLYYLFHTHQLYGPFLVVVPLSTLDAWQREFARWAPDINVLSYVGDVASRSIIREYEWTHPGNKRSKFNAILTTYEIVLKDKQFLINVPYAVIMVDEAHRLKNDDSMLYKCLQDLTVYQRLLITGTPLQNSLKELWSLLHFIMPDKFDRWDEFNEQFGTSSAEKRGYTKLHKLLEPYILRRVKKDVEKSLPAKVERILRVDMSRKQKQFYKWILTRNYAALTKGIKGSTVSFVNIVMELKKCCNHILLTRPEEIDNTFTMSREEKLQFLLRGSGKLLLLDKLLVRLRETGHRVLIFSQMVRVLDILAEYLELRRFSFQRLDGGIKGELRKQALEHFNNPGSTDFCFLLSTRAGGLGINLATADTVIIFDSDWNPQNDLQAQARAHRIGQKDQVNVYRLVTMNSVEEDIIERAKKKMILDHLVIQRMDTTGTTILNKPKSAEKNSTPFSKEELGAILKFGAEDLFKDEDDGEEEPKCDIDEILNRAETREEETSMSTGEEILSAFKVASFAVDEDEPITIEKSSESTKPDKEWSDIIPQDTRDRIEEEERQKEIEGLCLGPRNRKTVGEDNASKRKRSSDEECDSDDSGKPSKKRGRPSGKEKITGFSDTEIRRFIKSYKKFPKPQERLEAIATDSELQEKAMKDLIKLGNALYDRCLEAVQEVVLEGETTASKSKAISVKIGNVAVNAKTLCDAVNLLSPLADFLPALSCENDRSSWSKIKNLPFKYKDPGYDDIEWGISDDVNLLKGVYIHGYGSWDSIKMDRDLELRDKIMSNADRKPQAKHLDSRVAFLLRSLKKSLEGGAEKSSVVPKKSRTSRPKKTPAVLAQNENSNDSKSESHSHTEAKYKSVDIIENTDSSNDEDEKIEKKETKKENIDDRNREKKSKKKKDKPILHITAKSEPIIIGELAPEVFSKCKEMMRAVKKSLKSLDRPDQSLGESEKAHHNRHCLLHIGRHIDSLLVKMNSEEKSRSWKSHLWCFVSKFTEHDAKKLYKLYRHALKKKHREKSEDPVKRTSVVDNDRKPSSSSYRPSYHHNKTPNASFAPSFRRDDTAKKPYHNNHNSAEQFNKYPRKSNYDSGGHHRSNNHHLSGHNRDGYSHHHHDMYNKPHQHHHNHWTGGGGHNGSSYGNQPPPHRKHEWRGPPPEYR, from the exons ATGAAAAAG CACGAAAATGGAACTAGATCATCTGAAGATAATGAACACTCTGATTCAGagtcatcatcatcatcttctTCCGATTCTGGTTCTTCACATTCATCAGGAGGAGGACTTTCTTCCTCAGATGCAAATtcctcaccaaaaaaaaagtcaacgaAATCTCAAAATGAAAACAACATTCCTGATTGGGATCAAAATCCAGATTTGTATGGTATTCGTCGCTCAAGTAGGAGTCGTAAAGAGCCTGAGAGACTCAATGATGACTCTGAAGAGGAATCTGATGATAATTCTTCTCATGAGTACTCTAAACCACTTAAAAAGAACGAAAATAGTGTGTGGAATGAAAACTCATCTTATACTGAATCGGACGATAATTCATCGTATATACCTAAGTCAAaacctattttcaaaaaaaacaaaaaa tctaAAGGTAGATCTgctaaaaagaatttaaaaaaatcagttgtgGGTAGACGACGCAAAGGAATGTCTAGTGAATCTGAGGAACATCATGACGAAGAGGACTATCGACGGTTCTCTCGTCGAagaaaaccagattctgaaaagCCAGTATCATATGTCATTCCGGATTCAGATGAAGATATCGATGGTGATGATGATCAGGTTGCTTCATGGACTTATGAGGAAGATACCACCACAAATGCCGAGGGAGTCAATGAAAATATTCCAacaattgaaaaagttattgatcATCGTAAAGGCTTTGTTGGAGGTACTGGTGCAGGTACaaccatttataatattaaagccAAAGGCGAACCTCTTGTCTCAGAAGAATCTGAAATGCAGTACCTGATAAATTGGAAGGAATTGTCTCACCTTCATAATACATGGGAGTCAGAAACATCACTCGATGAACTTggg GctaaaggaatgaaaaaattacataattatatgagTCGTATGTCTGACTATGAATCATGGAAAAAGAATGCAAATCCTGAAGACATAGAATACAACGAATGTCAATTAGAAATGTCCCAGCAACTAGTTTCAAGCTATACCATTCCTGAACGAATTATTGCTGAAAGATCCGTGGATGATCAAGTCGAGTATTATGTCAAATGGAAAAATCTCCCGTATATTGATGCAACATGGGAGGCTGGACATTTGATTGACAATGAGTTTCAATCTGTGATCGAAAATTTTCGATTTCGACAAGAGTCTCGCTATGCTCCCTCTTCTAAgtctaaatttttcaaatatagacCCAAATTTACGACTACAAAAAGTCAACCTGATTATATGGGAGGTTCAGATGATTCTTTGAAACTCAGAGATTATCAATTAGATGGTATTAACTGGTTGGTTCATGCCTGGTGCAAGCAAAATTCTGTAATTCTAGCCGATGAAATGGGACTGGGGAAAACCATTCAAACGgttaatttcttatattacttatttcataCTCATCAACTTTATGGTCCGTTTTTAGTGGTTGTGCCTCTCTCTACGCTAGACGCTTGGCAGCGAGAATTTGCCAGATGGGCACCTGATATAAATGTCTTATCCTATGTCGGTGATGTCGCTTCTCGATCTATA ATTCGTGAATACGAATGGACGCATCCAGGGAATAAACGTTCAAAGTTCAATGCAATTTTGACTACTTATGAAATAGTCTTAAAAGATAagcaatttttgataaatgtgCCTTATGCTGTGATAATGGTGGATGAAGCTCATCGTCTTAAAAATGACGATTCCATGCTTTACAAATGCCTACAAGATCTTACAGTTTATCAACGCCTTCTCATCACTGGAACTCCTTTACAGAACTCTTTAAAGGAGCTTTGGTCTCTTTTGCATTTTATTATGCCTGATAAATTTGATAGATGGGACGAATTTAACGAGCAATTTGGAACATCTTCAGCAGAGAAAAGAGGATATACCAAGCTTCATAAACTCTTAGAGCCCTATATTCTTAGAAGAGTGAAAAAGGATGTTGAAAAGTCACTACCTGCTAAAGTCGAAAGAATTTTAAGAGTAGATATGTCacgaaaacaaaaacaattttataagtGGATACTAACTCGGAATTATGCTGCTTTAACTAAGGGGATAAAGGGATCAACAGTCAGTTTTGTTAATATTGTTatggagttaaaaaaatgttgcaatCATATTTTACTTACTCGTCCAGAAGAAATAGACAATACGTTCACAATGAGCAGAGAAGAAAAGTTGCAATTTCTGCTCCGAGGCTCTggaaaattattactattagatAAACTACTTGTTAGGCTTAGAGAAACAGGTCATCGCGttctaattttttctcaaatggtTCGAGTCTTAGATATTCTAGCAGAATATCTCGAATTGCGTCGGTTTTCATTTCAAAGGCTTGATGGAGGAATCAAAGGGGAGCTTCGAAAACAGGCACTTGAGCACTTTAATAATCCAGGATCAACAGATTTCTGTTTTTTACTTTCAACTCGAGCTGGTGGCTTAGGCATTAACCTTGCAACAGCAGATACTGTCATTATATTTGATTCGGATTGGAATCCTCAAAATGATCTTCAAGCTCAAGCTCGTGCTCATCGTATTGGTCAAAAAGATCAGGTAAATGTTTATCGGCTCGTTACTATGAACTCTGTTGaagaagatataattgaaagagctaagaaaaaaatgatattagatcATTTGGTAATTCAGAGAATGGACACCACTGGAACTACAATCTTGAATAAACCCAAATCTGCTGAAAAAAATTCTACTCCATTTAGTAAAGAAGAGCTTGgtgcaatattaaaatttggagCTGAGGATTTGTTCAAAGATGAGGATGATGGAGAAGAAGAGCCCAAATGTGATATTGATGAAATACTTAATCGAGCTGAAACACGAGAAGAAGAAACTAGTATGTCAACTGGTGAGGAAATTTTGTCTGCATTCAAAGTCGCATCATTTGCTGTTGATGAAGATGAACCTATTACCATTGAAAAATCGTCAGAGTCTACCAAACCTGATAAGGAATGGTCTGATATTATACCTCAAGACACGAGGGATCgtatagaagaagaagaaagacaAAAGGAAATTGAAGGCCTCTGCTTGGGACCAAGAAATCGAAAAACTGTTGGTGAAGACAATGCTTCTAAGCGAAAAAGATCTTCTGATGAAGAATGTGATTCGGATGATTCGGGTAAGCCTTCTAAGAAACGGGGTAGACCCTCAGGAAAAGAGAAAATTACTGGATTTTCTGATACTGAAATTCGTAGATTCATTAAGTCTTATAAAAAGTTCCCTAAGCCACAAGAAAGGTTAGAAGCGATTGCCACAGATTCAGAACTTCAAGAAAAAGCTATGAAGGATTTAATCAAGCTGGGTAATGCACTTTATGACCGTTGCCTAGAGGCTGTTCAAGAAGTTGTTCTGGAAGGCGAAACTACTGCTTCCAAGTCTAAAGCAATTTCTGTCAAAATTGGGAACGTCGCTGTAAATGCTAAAACTTTATGCGACGCAGTGAACCTTCTTAGTCCTCTTGCTGATTTTTTGCCTGCGCTTAGTTGTGAAAATGATCGTAGTTCATGGAGTAAGATAAAAAATCTTCCATTCAAATACAAAGATCCTGGTTACGATGATATCGAATGGGGAATTAGTGATGATGTTAATCTGTTAAAAGGTGTATACATTCACGGATACGGTTCTTGGGACTCTATTAAAATGGATAGAGACTTAGAACTTAGGGataaaataatgtcaaatgCTGATCGTAAACCTCAAGCAAAGCATTTAGATTCTCGAGTTGCATTTCTATTGAGATCTCTGAAGAAAAGTTTAGAAGGAGGTGCAGAAAAAAGTTCAGTAGTTCCTAAAAAAAGTCGGACCTCTCGGCCAAAGAAAACTCCCGCTGTACTGGCTCAAAACGAAAACTCAAACGATAGTAAGAGTGAATCTCATTCTCACACAGAAGCAAAGTACAAGTCAGTTGATATTATTGAAAACACAGATTCATCTAATGATGAAGAtgagaaaattgaaaagaaagaaacaaagaaggaaaatattgatGATCGAAATCgagaaaagaaatcaaagaagaaaaaagataaaccGATCCTTCATATCACTGCTAAAAGTGAGCCTATTATTATTGGAGAGCTCGCGCCTGAAGTTTTCTCAAAG tgTAAAGAGATGATGAGAGCTGTGAAAAAGTCGTTAAAGTCGTTAGATCGTCCGGATCAAAGCCTTGGAGAATCAGAAAAAGCGCATCATAATCGGCATTGTTTATTGCACATTGGCAGACATATTGATTCTCTTCTAGTTAAAATGAATTCAGAGGAAAAATCACGAAGTTGGAAAAG TCATTTGTGGTGTTTTGTCTCTAAATTTACTGAACACgatgcaaaaaaattgtacaaactaTATCGTCatgcattaaaaaagaaacatagaGAAAAGTCGGAAGATCCAgtg aaGCGAACTAGCGTTGTGGACAATGATAGAAAACCTTCATCGTCTTCATATCGTCCATCCTATCACCATAATAAAACACCAAACGCCTCATTTGCCCCTTCATTTCGAAGAGATGATACAGCCAAGAAACCTTATCATAATAATCACAATTCTGCCGAGCAATTTAACAA aTACCCACGCAAAAGTAACTACGATAGTGGCGGACATCATCGATCTAACAACCATCACTTAAGCGGCCATAACCGTGATGGGTATAGTCATCATCACCATGATATGTACAACAAGCCTCACCAGCATCATCATAATCACTGGACGGGAGGGGGTGGGCATAACGGGTCTTCTTATGGAAATCAACCTCCACCTCATCGGAAACACGAATGGAGAGGGCCTCCGCCGGAATATAGATGA
- the LOC121116336 gene encoding myosin-2 essential light chain produces MTVKTNFSDDQIAEFQEAFMLFDTKGDVMIPANQVGEVLRALGQNPTEAEVKRLVQNQKAEGRVTFETFIPILQAVSSKPVTDTMEDFVEGLRHFDKDGNGFISSAELRHLLTSLGEKMTEDDVESLIHGQEDSSGNINYEEFVKMVLANVF; encoded by the exons ATGActgtaaaaactaatttttctgATGATCAAATTGCTGAATTTCAAGAGGCTTTCATGCTTTTTGACACCAAAGGAGATGTTATGATACCC GCAAATCAAGTTGGAGAAGTTTTACGTGCTCTTGGACAAAATCCCACAGAGGCTGAAGTAAAGCGTTTGGTACAAAATCAAAAGGCCGAAGGAAGAGTtacatttgaaacttttattccTATTCTCCAAGCAGTTTCTTCCAAACCCGTGACGGACACAATGGAAGATTTTGTTGAAGGTCTCCGTCATTTTGACAAGGACGGGAATGGCTTTATATCTAGTGCAGAATTGAGACACCTACTAACTTCTCTTGGTGAAAAAATGACTGAAGATGATGTTGAAAGTCTCATTCACGGACAGGAAGACTCATCAGGGAATATTAACTATGAAGAATTTGTCAAGATGGTTTTAGCCAatgtattttga
- the LOC121116333 gene encoding uncharacterized protein, with the protein MENQFQSWLKKFTTHFSTLDSNHKNRVLDTIISESGPEQRWHLQNRLPELLYRDFITSLPLEIAERIFTYLDCKSLLAGSCVSHGWNRRISDSFSIWRQLAEDLCGISSHTQSYSKDYWKKMTVLGYRFRSMMKEGKCFVHKSESDLLLSSPKLSCEACRKIITLHYDQEYIAMGAIGTPRNYKSIELPNSKCILVWSIQNSEITHAFPISLGISIIKLFWPKYVVYGTFDGRIETRNLENKDLVPLRFTEQHTSAILTIDGHLKHDILVSGSSDFRVKVWKLSTGELVNIFSDFSHWIDSVLFVPKEKHSLISSSGRDLIITMTRDAIQIFDTDYSSVGVSEKKRPISYREKISIPIHLLSARNYGEDLRETFFTPGFNLIGGNQIAFIRQLPMFDTHTIGDVDILIIDAENGNLVNSVHINKKVRKLLAIGTRFALILLPYVNTRYNNLAIVDLKTSEIAGGCTVPHSHATTPDFAQITVGSSQWLDGLLPDELMSKNNLILSLSINEGVMHNVYWDHINQ; encoded by the exons ATGGAGAACCAATTCCAATCTTGGCTTAAAAAATTCACCACACATTTTAGTACATTAGATAGTAACCATAAGAATCGAGTGCTTGATACTATTATCTCTGAATCTGGGCCAGAACAGCGATGGCATCTTCAAAATCGACTACCTGAGCTTCTTTATAGAGATTTTATTACGTCCCTACCCCTCGAAATTGCCGAGAGGATATTCACTTATCTGGATTGTAAGAGTTTGTTAGCTGGATCATGTGTTTCTCATGGATGGAATCGTCGCATCTCCGATTCATTCTCTATTTGGCGTCAATTAGCTGAAGACCTCTGTGGAATTTCATCACATACTCAATCTTATTCAAAGG ATTATTGGAAGAAAATGACTGTTTTGGGTTATCGCTTCAGATCCATGATGAAGGAAGGAAAATGTTTTGTCCACAAATCAGAAAGTGATCTGCTTTTGAGTAGTCCTAAATTATCTTGTGAAGCATGTAGAAAGATTATTACTTTACATTATGATCAAGAATACATCGCCATGGGAGCAATCGGAACACCTAGAAATTATAAAAGCATAg AGCTTCCTAACTCAAAATGTATTTTGGTATGGTCAATTCAGAATTCAGAGATTACCCATGCATTTCCGATATCCTTAggaatttctattataaaactattttggcCAAAGTATGTCGTATATGGTACTTTTGATGGTCGCATTGAAAcaagaaatttggaaaataaagatttaGTTCCCTTAAGATTTACTGAACAGCACACTTCTGCGATTTTGACAATTGATGGTCATTTAAAGCATGACATCTTAGTATCAGGATCTTCAGATTTTAGAGTTAAAGTTTGGAAATTGAGCACCGGTGAATTAGTTAAT attttttcaGATTTTAGCCATTGGATTGATAGTGTTCTATTCGTTCCCAAGGAGAAACACAGTTTAATCAGTTCATCAGGTCGCGATTTGATTATCACAATGACGCGTGATGCAATTCAAATCTTTGACACAGATTATTCATCAGTGGGAGTTAGTGAAAAAAAGAGACCTATTTCTTAtcgggaaaaaatatcaatcccAATTCATCTTTTATCGGCCCGAAATTATGGCGAAGATCTGAGGGAAACATTTTTTACTCCAGGTTTTAATTTGATTGGTGGAAATCAAATTGCATTTATTCGCCAACTCCCGATGTTTGATACACACACAATCGGGGATGTTGACATTCTAATCATTGACGCAGAAAATGGAAATCTTGTAAATTCAGTTCATATCAACAAAAAAGTTCGCAAACTTCTTGCCATAGGCACACGTTTTGCACTTATTCTCTTGCCATATGTAAATACAAGGTACAACAATCTAGCCATTGTAGATCTTAAAACGTCAGAAATTGCAGGAGGCTGCACAGTACCTCACTCTCATGCCACCACTCCAGATTTTGCTCAAATAACTGTTGGTTCTAGTCAGTGGTTAGATGGCCTACTACCAGATGAACTGATGTCTAAAAATAACCTTATCCTTTCACTATCCATTAATGAAGGAGTGATGCACAATGTTTATTGGGATCACATTAATCAATGA
- the LOC121116335 gene encoding deoxynucleoside kinase — protein sequence MSLKKKCSPFIVAVEGNIGSGKSTMLKFFQSKDVIIDPEPVDSWRNVAGENLLNNMYKDPPRCSFTFQSYVQLTRLKLLEEHGNEKVKIIERSIQSNNFVFLETAKKRKTLSDVELEVLGSYHSWIQNHTISKHLDLIVYLRTLPEVAYCRLQKRARAEERTVPLDYLQDLHDAYEDWLMKKRHGFPPAPVLVIDANQNIESVEKLLSQNRDAILGRHRPLRT from the exons ATGTCCCTCAAGAAAAAATGCTCTCCATTTATCGTGGCCGTGGAAGGAAATATCGGGAGTGGGAAGTCAACAATGCTCAAATTTTTTCAGTCAAAGGATGTTATAATTGACCCGGAGCCCGTAGATTCATGGCGTAATGTTGCTGGAGAgaatttacttaataatatgtacaaagatCCTCCTCGTTGCTCCTTCACGTTTCAGTCCTATGTACAACTTACAAGACTCAAGCTCCTGGAGGAACATggaaatgaaaaagttaaaatcatTGAAAGATCCATTCAGAgtaacaattttgtatttttggaaaCAGCTAAGAAGAGAAAGACCCTTTCAGATGTGGAACTTGAAG TCCTTGGATCGTACCATTCATGGATACAGAATCATACCATCTCCAAACATCTTGATCTTATTGTATACTTAAGGACATTACCTGAAGTTGCCTATTGCCGTCTTCAAAAACGTGCAAGAGCTGAAGAACGAACAGTTCCACTTGATTATTTACAGGACTTACATGATGCTTATGAAGATTGGCTAATGAAAAAAAGACATGGGTTCCCTCCAGCGCCAGTTCTTGTAATTGATgcaaatcaaaatattgaatctgTTGAGAAACTACTATCTCAAAATAGAGATGCCATTTTGGGGCGACATCGTCCCCTAAGAacttaa